One window of the Pseudochaenichthys georgianus chromosome 21, fPseGeo1.2, whole genome shotgun sequence genome contains the following:
- the LOC117466978 gene encoding LOW QUALITY PROTEIN: Golgi reassembly-stacking protein 2-like (The sequence of the model RefSeq protein was modified relative to this genomic sequence to represent the inferred CDS: inserted 2 bases in 1 codon; deleted 2 bases in 1 codon), producing the protein MGGSQSVEVPGGGTEGYHVLRVQDNSPGNRAGLEPFFDFIISICDTRLNRDNDTLKEMLKMNVERPIKILLYNSKTLAVRETTIIPSNLWGGQGLLGVSIRFCSFEGANENVWHILEVEPHSPAALAGLKAYTDYIIGADTSMSESEDLFSVIESHEEKELKLYVYSTDTDNCREVVITPNCDWGGQGSLGCGIGYGYLHRIPTLPFGEGKTLSFPAKTPLKPAAPPKDGFTEVHLSAVIPTVPVAASSSSGLEQPLSVLSVGSVLTSVVSNPQTGAPNVPPPSQASPSQSAPMSVNPAATLPGLMPLPGGLPPFPHLPNLNFTLPDVGHVLPHGVGGLQHAGLPPLSLPPPDFVLPPIXMPMQHLHPSYPSPTFQMNSSLTRTPIPPSVVPSESIQEITMTADSS; encoded by the exons ATGGGAGGGTCTCAAAGCGTCGAGGTACCGGGTGGAGGAACTGAAGGATACCATGTCCTGAGA GTGCAAGACAATTCCCCCGGTAACCGTGCAGGACTGGAGCCATTCTTTGATTTCATCATTTCTATTTGTGACACTAGACTG AACAGGGACAATGACACCCTAAAAGAAATGCTGAAGATGAATGTGGAGAGGCCAATCAAAATACTTTTATACAACAGCAAGACGCTGGCAGTGAGGGAGACCACCATCATACCCAGCAACCTGTGGGGGGGGCAGGGGCTTCTGGGAGTCAGCATTCGCTTCTGCAGCTTTGAAGGAGCAAATGAAAATGTTTGGCATATCTTG GAGGTGGAACCACACTCCCCTGCGGCACTGGCTGGTTTGAAGGCCTACACCGACTACATTATAGGAGCTGACACCAGCATGAGCGAG AGTGAAGATCTGTTCTCAGTGATTGAATCCCATGAAGAGAAGGAGTTGAAGCTGTATGTTTACAGCACAGATACGGACAACTGCCGCGAGGTGGTCATCACTCCAAACTGTGACTGGGGAGGGCAGGGCAG TCTAGGATGTGGGATTGGCTACGGCTACCTGCACAGGATACCTACACTGCCATTTGGAGAGGGCAAGACTCTCAGTTTCCCTGCAAAAACTCCCCTTAAACCAGCTGCTCCTCCCAAAGATGGCTTCACAGAG GTCCATCTCTCCGCCGTCATTCCAACGGTTCCAGTAGCTGCGTCTTCTTCGTCTGGATTAGAGCAGCCTCTCTCCGTCCTGTCGGTGGGCTCTGTCCTGACCTCTGTTGTTAGCAATCCACAGACAG GAGCTCCGAATGTCCCGCCACCCAGCCAAGCCTCGCCCTCACAAAGCGCTCCCATGTCTGTCAATCCTGCTGCCACACTACCAG GTCTGATGCCCTTACCTGGAGGTCTTCCACCCTTTCCTCATTTACCAAATCTAAATTTTACCTTGCCCGATGTGGGTCACGTGTTGCCACATGGAGTTGGTGGATTGCAACATGCAG GTCTTCCACCTCTCAGCCTGCCTCCGCCTGACTTTGTTCTTCCTCCAAT AATGCCCATGCAGCACCTGCACCCCTCATATCCTTCCCCCACCTTCCAAATGAACAGTTCACTGACCAGAACCCCCATCCCGCCATCAGTGGTCCCCTCTGAATCCATTCAA GAAATCACAATGACTGCAGACTCATCTTAG